A region from the Bactrocera dorsalis isolate Fly_Bdor chromosome 1, ASM2337382v1, whole genome shotgun sequence genome encodes:
- the LOC105225105 gene encoding uncharacterized protein LOC105225105 — MNITSIFEQWFGADYFDSKIKHGTDLLYNVFRVFYVIIPMICLTAVAQIIGQLLTDRAGASRFVRYVIEFVVIVIPTLLISLKFHEQSGLVAIICSVVLLILLLITYITKSPRRQYVTGSCRPFAYALNRSIVYVIAILGMGAPRFLEIPEYFRETYRYGVGFLDIDVGLYLFALATVKRTSVGRSPMTAAPSFFLPMLFLSFVRMLVILLNAENDKNPIRLHANYYFLFAIVVIIGSIICEYVTSQRRRIQLGLAILFVHEVILQIFTAEYILDPEIKRFYFIGALKEVYLAVPGFLALYLISVGIGDKMRTRVKRLPAEMFRNKLLTILEACLSFWLLTLLCIFTTSISRVTCNTGYVAWILAVGCTMTLIHMLVFSFIFKALEYNDANNSVRELHVMPEFVTIINKNGVLCYIAGYLVACSIKNFLEPLNRNENEAFCMLTVFMFIMALFSYLINNVTIIDL; from the exons atgaaTATCACAAGTATTTTTGAGCAGTGGTTTGGAGCAGATTACtttgattcaaaaattaaacacgGCACGGACTTATTATACAATGTATTTCGTGTGTTCTACGTAATTATACCAATGATATGTCTCACGGCAGTGGCACAAATTATTGGCCAACTGCTTACTGATCGTGCCGGTGCCTCAAGATTTGTGCGATATGTCATTGAGTTTGTGGTGATCGTAATACCAACTTTGTTGATTTCGTTGAAGTTTCACGAACAATCCGGACTTGTGGCGATAATTTGTAGTGTCGTTTTGTTGATATTACTACTGATCACTTACATAACGAAATCGCCAAGACGCCAGTATGTGACGGGTAGTTGTCGACCATTTGCCTATGCACTGAATCGCTCCATAGTTTATGTTATTGCCATATTGGGTATGGGGGCACCGCGTTTCTTAGAAATACCAGAATATTTCAGAGAAACCTATAGGTATGGCGTAGGATTTTTGGATATAGACGTTGGATTGTATCTATTTGCTTTGGCAACCGTTAAGCGTACTAGCGTTGGACGGTCTCCAATGACCGCTGCTCCAAGTTTCTTTTTGCCGATGCTCTTTCTCTCTTTTGTGCGTATGCTAGTCATACTGTTAAATGCAGAAAATGATAAGAATCCAATAAGATTGCATGCAAATTACTATTTTCTATTTGCGATTGTGGTAATAATTGGCTCGATTATTTGTGAATATGTGACGTCACAAAGGCGGCGCATACAGTTGGGTTTAG CTATCTTGTTCGTTCACGAAGTCATTCTACAAATATTCACCGCTGAATACATACTGGATCCAGAAATTAAACGGTTCTATTTTATTGGCGCACTAAAGGAGGTGTATCTGGCAGTTCCTGGATTTCTGGCACTTTATTTGATATCGGTTGGCATTGGTGACAAAATGCGTACGCGAGTTAAACGTTTACCCGCCGAGATGTTTCGGAACAAACTTTTAACAATACTTGAGGCATGCCTATCCTTCTGGCTCTTGACACTGCTTTGCATATTTACCACCTCCATATCACGCGTTACCTGCAATACCGGCTATGTGGCCTGGATATTAGCCGTCGGCTGCACTATGACCTTAATACATATGCtggttttcagttttattttcaaGGCACTCGAGTACAACGACGCAAATAATAGTGTTAGAGAGTTACATGTAATGCCTGAGTTTGTGACGATTATAAATAAGAACGGTGTACTTTGTTATATAGCGGGTTATTTGGTAGCGTGTAGTATAAAGAACTTTTTGGAGCCGCTAAATCGTAATGAAAACGAAGCTTTTTGTATGTTAACggtgtttatgtttattatggCACTATTTTCTTATCTGATAAATAATGTGACCATTATcgatttgtaa
- the LOC105225106 gene encoding EGF domain-specific O-linked N-acetylglucosamine transferase, with protein MYLNYLIILKLLSQLTYSCVNADFTPGSMQHTPIPLPNLPAEHLIRYLNTFPQVREHCVKNEDCLRIIRSNASTNSLNDEFISTLDTLTACWGHELDCDANKRFQTPTCPGEHHGWVQSKTAQVNTFYNQADFGYIQNQINELSLICEPHYITDSSLECSKYLRFCRGRNLLFDFRDLAQRKELIRYHMDVLKPHQLLGHCQFNRTRLEAELDHMGALQSWAPELRNFGELPTSLMTSGACDLVIDTPTFILKIDATYNMYHHFCDFFNLYASLFVNQSHPLAFHTDSRILIWETYPYDSPFAETFKAFSDNPIWTLNDFKGKRVCFRNVVLPLLPRMIFGLFYNTPLIHGCQGSGLFRAFSEFILHRLQIPFRPPRPQTKLRITFLSRRTKYRQVLNEDQLLEEIGANSSYHVQRISFERGLSFSQQLAITRNTDILIGMHGAGLTHLLFLPNWATIFELYNCEDPNCYKDLARLRGVNYITWEREELLYPQDEGHHPQGGAHAKFTNYRFDIKEFTRLVAKAADLVYTHNEYQKFQTQQNNKHPNTHSAGEQILQPKEEL; from the exons ATGTATCTCAATTATCTTATAATACTCAAGCTTCTAAGTCAACTCACGTATTCGTGTGTAAATGCCGATTTTACACCCGGATCTATGCAGCATACACCAATACCTCTGCCAAATTTACCAGCAGAGCATTTAATACGCTACCTTAATACCTTCCCGCAAGTACGTGAACATTGTGTCAAAAATGAAGATTGTCTACGCATAATTCGTAGTAACGCCTCCACGAATAGCTTAAATGACGAATTTATATCCACATTGGACACCCTAACCGCATGTTGGGGTCATGAACTTGACTGTGATGCGAATAAACGTTTTCAGACGCCCACTTGTCCGGGCGAACACCACGGTTGGGTGCAAAGCAAAACTGCACAAGTGAATACATTCTACAATCAAGCCGATTTTGGTTATATACAAAATCAAATCAACGAATTGTCACTTATATGTGAGCCACATTACATCACCGATTCCTCGCTAGAATGTAGCAAATATCTGCGCTTTTGTCGCGGACGCAATTTGCTCTTTGACTTTCGCGACTTAGCGCAACGAAAGGAATTAATACGATATCATATGGATGTGCTGAAACCACACCAGTTGTTAGGACATTGCCAGTTCAATCGTACACGTTTAGAGGCCGAATTGGACCATATGGGGGCACTGCAGTCTTGGGCGCCGGAATTGCGAAATTTCGGGGAACTACCCACGTCACTAATGACAAGTGGTGCGTGTGATTTAGTCATTGATACGCCCACATTTATTCTGAAAATCGAtgctacatataatatgtatcatCATTTCtgcgattttttcaatttgtacgCATCGCTTTTCGTAAATCAATCACACCCGCTAGCGTTTCATACAGACTCTCGCATTTTGATTTGGGAAACATACCCCTACGATTCGCCATTTGCTGAGACATTTAAGGCATTTTCCGACAATCCAATATGGACATTAAATGATTTTAAAGGAAAACGTGTATGTTTTCGGAATGTGGTGTTGCCTCTTTTACCACGTATGATATTTGGCTTGTTTTATAATACGCCGCTG ATTCATGGCTGTCAAGGTAGTGGTTTATTTCGTGCCTTTTCCGAATTCATTTTACATCGCTTACAAATACCTTTCCGTCCACCTAGACCACAAACTAAATTACGTATTACATTCTTATCACGTCGCACAAAGTATAGGCAAGTTTTAAATGAGGATCAGTTGCTCGAAGAAATCGGTGCGAACAGCAGCTATCACGTGCAACGTATTTCGTTTGAaag GGGTCTCTCCTTCAGTCAGCAATTGGCTATAACGCGGAACACAGATATACTTATAGGCATGCATGGTGCTGGATTAACCCACCTGCTTTTCTTGCCGAATTGGGCTACAATTTTCGAGCTTTATAATTGTGAAGACCCTAATTGTTATAAAGATTTGGCGCGCCTGCGTGGCGTTAATTACATTACATGGGAACGTGAAGAACTACTCTATCCGCAAGATGAAGGTCATCATCCGCAGGGTGGAGCCCatgcaaaatttacaaattatcGTTTTGATATAAAAGAATTCACACGACTTGTGGCAAAAGCCGCCGATCTAGTATATACACATAATGAGTACCAGAAATTTCAGACGCAGCAAAATAACAAGCATCCAAACACTCATAGTGCGGGCGAACAGATTTTGCAGCCGAAAGAAGAGCTGTAG
- the LOC125776238 gene encoding uncharacterized protein LOC125776238 → MDYGDDDEIIVPVWSEEAEILPFEDYYSPAPNITALHAESWEILYHVGFILESLLAVIFFFAITRVFNQKMSHIFHPDSFKRYFYELLFIIAPTVLFVIVLHRYIYAVIIVFAISVIYALFRIYKTKAQQRWYITGGRRPFILTLNRATIYLITALCILAEDFQCFPKYFQMSHGQGVGLKDALAGFYVFTMATVERNKNKIYGIRRTLTALLLLWLGEYVGSKYVIYSHDENVYGKHWNVFVTLALTKCIGAFYCTVFKSRTKQLYVGGVLLILHQCALRVFFNNVVLDEDYIRDNLYSQNREGLLSLPGFVALYFISVYIGRCLRVQDIILSYYDLIYKVKVIGITCVTLWILVFSCAFTISISHITCNAGYVLWILAMTLTMTFVSIVVFHLVINTLWFLDKNDTYYEIYYGTVLKTSDIPRYRDLLPMIVEAINKNGFLFFVLTILCARLNVITNPMVLDSRFAFFMLFNSLLFATGIVSLLHHFKIRIYI, encoded by the exons ATGGACTATGGGGATGATGATGAAATTATAGTTCCAGTATGGAGTGAGGAAGCCGAAATTCTTCCGTTTGAGGACTACTATTCACCCGCGCCAAATATAACTGCATTACATGCTGAATCTTGGGAAATACTATACCACGTGGGGTTTATATTAGAGTCCCTGCTGGCcgttatatttttctttgcgATTACGCGAGTCTTTAATCAGAAAATGTCGCATATATTTCACCCCGATTCCTTTAAGCGATACTTCTACGAGCTCCTATTCATTATTGCGCCTACAGTGTTATTTGTAATTGTGCTACATCGTTATATTTATGCTGTGATTATCGTGTTCGCTATTTCTGTAATATACGCATTGTTTAGGATTTATAAAACCAAGGCACAACAACGCTGGTACATTACGGGTGGTCGCCGACCCTTCATTTTGACATTAAATCGTGCTACAATCTACTTGATAACAGCGCTTTGTATATTAGCCGAGGATTTTCaatgttttccaaaatattttcaaatgtcgCATGGCCAAGGTGTTGGCTTAAAAGATGCGCTAGCGggattttatgtttttacaaTGGCGACCGTTGAGcgaaataagaataaaatatatggAATCAGACGCACTTTAACGGCGCTACTGCTTTTGTGGTTAGGCGAGTATGTCGGTTcgaaatatgttatatatagcCATGATGAAAATGTATATGGCAAGCATTGGAATGTATTCGTTACGTTGGCACTGACAAAATGTATTGGCGCTTTTTACTGTACTGTGTTTAAGTCACGCACTAAACAGCTCTATGTCGGAGGGG TGCTTTTGATTCTACATCAGTGTGCTCTACGAGTTTTCTTCAATAATGTTGTTTTGGATGAAGATTATATACGTGACAATCTGTACAGTCAGAACCGTGAAGGCTTGCTATCACTTCCCGGTTTTGTAGCACTTTACTTTATATCCGTTTACATTGGTCGTTGTCTTCGTGTGCAAGATATCATTTTATCCTACTATGACCTTATATACAAAGTAAAAGTAATTGGCATAACTTGTGTGACACTTTGGATATTGGTGTTTAGCTGCGCCTTCACAATATCCATTTCACATATAACCTGTAATGCTGGATATGTCTTATGGATTTTAGCAATGACACTAACTATGACCTTTGTATCCATAGTTGTTTTTCATTTAGTTATAAATACATTGTGGTTTTTAGATAAAAACGACACTTATTATGAGATATATTATGGAACAGTATTGAAAACTTCGGATATACCACGTTATAGAGACCTTTTGCCTATGATTGTAGAGGCAATAAATAAgaatggatttttatttttcgtattaACTATTTTATGTGCACGCCTCAATGTTATTACAAATCCCATGGTACTGGATAGTAGATTTGCTTTCtttatgttatttaattctttaCTTTTTGCAACTGGTATAGTTTCCCTATTACATCATTTCaaaatacgtatatatatataa